One genomic window of Ruminococcus gauvreauii includes the following:
- a CDS encoding elongation factor G: protein MDIYRTDRIRNVVLLGHGGAGKTTLVEAMAYLSGMTNRLGKVSDGNTVSDFDKEEIKRGFSISTSVVPIQWDKMKLNILDTPGFFDFVGEAEEAVAAADAAVIVVSGKSGVQVGTQKAWDLCEKYKLPRMIFVTEMDIDNVSYREVVESLTELYGKRIAPLHMPIRENEKFVGYINIVKNKGRRYIEKDKKEECEIPEYSQEYLEKYREILLESVAETSEEFMDRYFGGEEFSVAEISAALAMNVHEGSLVPVCMGSPVNLQGVSNLLDDICGYFPSPKERERAGIIKNTSEIYEANYDFTKAKSATIFKTIVDPFIGKYSMIKVCSGVIKSNDVLYNVDEDMEEKLNKLYVLEGNKPIEVSELHAGDIGAIGKLNSKTGDSLATKATPVMYGKPEMSVPYTYKRYKTPNKGDVDKISQALAKMTQEDLTIRSVNDSLNHQTLLYGMGDQHLDIIVSKLKERYKVDIELSKPKVAFRETIRKSSDVEGKYKKQSGGHGQYGHVKMKFEPSGDLETPCVFEQIVVGGAVPKNYFPAVEKGLQESVLKGPLAAYPVVGVKAVLYDGSYHPVDSSEQAFKMATIMAFKKGFMDASPVLLEPIVTMKVSVPDKYTGDVMGDLNKRRGRVLGMNPDHNGNQVIEADVPMLEIYGYSTVLRSMTGGSGDFSYEFARYEQAPSDVQAREIEARAAKENDSED from the coding sequence ATGGACATTTACAGAACAGACCGAATCAGAAATGTTGTCCTGCTGGGACATGGAGGCGCTGGTAAAACAACTTTAGTAGAAGCAATGGCTTACTTATCCGGCATGACAAACCGACTGGGAAAAGTGTCTGACGGAAATACAGTCAGTGATTTTGATAAAGAAGAGATTAAACGCGGATTTTCGATTTCTACATCAGTAGTTCCGATTCAGTGGGATAAAATGAAACTCAATATTCTGGACACTCCCGGCTTTTTTGATTTTGTCGGGGAGGCAGAGGAAGCTGTTGCAGCAGCGGATGCTGCCGTTATCGTAGTATCCGGTAAATCCGGTGTACAGGTGGGAACACAGAAAGCGTGGGATCTGTGTGAGAAATATAAACTACCCAGAATGATCTTCGTCACGGAGATGGATATAGACAATGTCAGCTACCGTGAGGTTGTGGAAAGCCTGACGGAACTATACGGCAAGAGGATTGCTCCGCTGCACATGCCGATCCGTGAAAACGAAAAGTTTGTGGGCTATATCAACATAGTGAAAAATAAAGGCCGCAGATACATTGAAAAAGATAAAAAAGAAGAGTGTGAGATCCCGGAATACTCTCAGGAGTATCTGGAAAAATACCGTGAAATCCTTCTGGAATCTGTCGCTGAGACAAGTGAAGAGTTCATGGACCGCTATTTTGGCGGAGAAGAATTCTCAGTTGCTGAGATTTCTGCCGCGCTGGCAATGAATGTGCATGAGGGAAGCCTCGTGCCGGTGTGTATGGGTTCACCGGTCAACCTTCAGGGCGTGTCCAACCTTCTGGATGATATCTGCGGATATTTCCCGAGCCCGAAAGAGAGAGAACGTGCCGGTATCATTAAGAACACCAGTGAAATCTACGAAGCGAATTACGATTTTACAAAGGCTAAATCTGCGACTATCTTTAAAACGATCGTCGATCCGTTTATCGGTAAATATTCCATGATCAAAGTCTGCTCAGGTGTCATTAAATCCAATGACGTTCTTTACAATGTAGACGAAGATATGGAAGAGAAACTGAACAAATTATACGTTCTGGAAGGTAATAAGCCGATTGAAGTATCGGAGCTGCATGCAGGCGATATAGGTGCGATCGGAAAACTGAATTCGAAGACAGGGGATTCTCTCGCGACAAAAGCCACGCCTGTCATGTATGGAAAACCCGAAATGTCGGTACCATATACATACAAGAGATATAAAACACCAAATAAGGGTGACGTGGATAAGATCTCGCAGGCATTGGCGAAAATGACGCAGGAAGACCTGACAATCCGTTCAGTAAACGATTCACTCAATCACCAGACATTGTTATATGGAATGGGCGATCAGCATCTGGACATTATCGTGAGCAAACTCAAAGAACGCTATAAGGTCGATATTGAACTTTCAAAACCTAAAGTTGCGTTCCGCGAGACGATCCGGAAATCTTCAGATGTGGAAGGCAAATACAAAAAACAATCCGGTGGACATGGACAGTACGGACATGTTAAAATGAAATTCGAACCGTCAGGTGATCTTGAGACTCCGTGCGTATTCGAACAGATCGTAGTCGGAGGAGCTGTTCCGAAGAATTACTTCCCGGCAGTAGAAAAGGGACTGCAGGAATCCGTATTGAAAGGACCTCTTGCAGCATATCCTGTAGTCGGCGTGAAGGCAGTACTGTATGACGGATCATACCATCCGGTTGACTCGTCGGAGCAGGCATTTAAGATGGCGACGATCATGGCCTTCAAGAAAGGTTTCATGGATGCATCACCGGTGCTTTTGGAACCGATCGTAACCATGAAGGTATCTGTCCCGGATAAATATACCGGAGACGTTATGGGAGATCTGAACAAGCGCAGAGGCCGCGTGCTGGGAATGAATCCTGACCACAACGGAAATCAGGTCATTGAAGCGGACGTTCCGATGCTGGAGATCTACGGATATTCAACAGTTCTGCGTTCCATGACAGGCGGAAGCGGGGACTTCTCTTATGAATTCGCACGTTATGAGCAGGCACCTTCCGATGTTCAGGCACGCGAAATTGAGGCGAGAGCTGCCAAGGAGAATGATTCGGAAGACTAG
- the aroF gene encoding 3-deoxy-7-phosphoheptulonate synthase: MIIVMKPGAPQSAVDTVKRAVTEKGLETHLSQGKEVTIIGVVGNKNLLCNENIELMPFVDKIVPITESYKLTNKKFHPSPSRIQVGDTEIGPDTLTVMAGPCAVETEEQLMAIARAVKKAGAQFVRGGAYKPRTSPYSFQGLEEEGLKYMAAAREETGLKTICEVISADAINAAVKYVDMIQIGARNMQNFQLLREAGKSGLPVLLKRGLAATIDEWLNAAEYIISEGNPNVVLCERGIRTFETATRNTLDLSAVPVIKEKSHLPIIVDPSHATGVYSYVGPLAKAAVACGADGLMIEVHNDPAHALSDGPQSLTFDNFDRLMHDLTDYIRLAERKL; encoded by the coding sequence ATGATCATTGTAATGAAACCGGGGGCGCCTCAAAGTGCTGTGGATACCGTCAAACGTGCCGTGACAGAAAAAGGTCTCGAAACACATCTCTCACAGGGAAAAGAAGTCACCATCATCGGAGTCGTCGGCAATAAGAATCTTTTATGTAATGAAAACATCGAGCTTATGCCTTTTGTCGATAAAATCGTTCCTATCACGGAGAGTTATAAACTGACAAATAAAAAGTTTCACCCGTCGCCTTCCCGCATTCAGGTGGGTGATACGGAAATCGGTCCCGATACACTCACGGTCATGGCCGGTCCCTGCGCTGTTGAAACCGAGGAGCAGCTGATGGCGATCGCACGTGCTGTGAAAAAAGCAGGCGCTCAGTTTGTACGCGGGGGCGCCTACAAGCCGAGGACTTCTCCGTATTCTTTCCAGGGGCTGGAGGAAGAGGGGCTGAAATACATGGCCGCCGCCCGGGAAGAGACAGGTCTCAAGACCATCTGTGAGGTCATCAGCGCCGACGCGATCAATGCTGCTGTAAAGTATGTCGATATGATTCAGATCGGTGCGCGTAACATGCAGAATTTCCAGCTTCTGCGCGAGGCCGGCAAATCCGGACTCCCTGTCCTTTTAAAACGCGGACTTGCCGCTACCATTGACGAATGGCTGAATGCTGCAGAATATATTATTTCAGAAGGCAATCCCAATGTCGTCCTGTGTGAGCGCGGCATCCGTACGTTTGAGACAGCAACGAGAAATACGCTCGACCTGAGCGCAGTTCCCGTCATCAAAGAGAAATCTCATCTTCCGATCATTGTAGATCCAAGCCATGCCACAGGCGTTTACTCTTACGTCGGACCGCTTGCAAAAGCCGCCGTAGCCTGCGGTGCGGACGGATTGATGATCGAGGTACACAATGACCCTGCACATGCACTCTCGGACGGTCCACAGTCCCTGACTTTCGATAATTTTGACCGGCTGATGCATGATTTGACGGACTACATCAGGCTCGCGGAAAGGAAGCTGTAA
- a CDS encoding prephenate dehydrogenase, giving the protein MSTITIGFIGLGLIGGSIAKSLKKFHPDCRILAYSATEATLQLALSEHIIDEALTKQDERFGTCDYIFLCAPVSTNIEYLPFLKDTIRPDCIVTDVGSVKGEIHEAVTAAGLDTNFIGGHPMAGSEKTGLKNATDYLIENAYYIITPGGEIDVLKLGNFLELIQSIGAIPMVLTHEEHDYITAAVSHLPHIVAASLVNLVHNLDTPDEHMRTVAAGGFKDITRIASSSPDMWQPICLENRAQISRVLDEFIRLLVQARCWVDQGEGTDIYHMFETARDYRDALPDSSGGPLKKRYEIYCDIYDEAGGIATIATLLAMNNISIKNIGITHNREFGEGVLRIEFYDKNACDHAERALMERNYTLHKR; this is encoded by the coding sequence ATGAGTACAATCACCATTGGCTTTATCGGGCTGGGCCTTATCGGCGGCTCAATTGCCAAGTCTCTGAAGAAGTTCCATCCGGATTGCCGTATCCTGGCATACTCGGCCACGGAAGCCACTCTCCAGCTGGCTCTTTCAGAGCACATCATCGATGAAGCCCTCACAAAGCAGGACGAGCGTTTCGGTACCTGTGATTATATCTTTCTGTGCGCGCCTGTATCGACTAATATAGAGTATCTCCCCTTTCTAAAAGATACCATCAGACCGGACTGCATCGTCACAGATGTAGGTTCCGTAAAAGGCGAGATACATGAGGCCGTCACTGCCGCCGGACTGGACACAAATTTTATCGGCGGTCATCCCATGGCCGGTTCCGAAAAAACCGGTTTAAAGAATGCAACCGATTATCTGATCGAAAATGCCTATTACATCATCACCCCGGGCGGGGAGATCGACGTACTGAAGCTCGGCAATTTTCTGGAACTGATCCAGTCAATCGGTGCCATCCCCATGGTCCTGACCCACGAGGAACACGATTACATAACCGCGGCAGTCAGCCATCTCCCGCACATCGTCGCGGCATCACTCGTGAATCTTGTACATAATCTGGATACCCCGGATGAACACATGAGAACCGTTGCTGCCGGAGGCTTTAAGGATATCACTCGGATTGCCTCTTCATCTCCGGACATGTGGCAGCCAATCTGTCTTGAAAACCGGGCACAGATTTCCAGGGTACTCGATGAATTCATCCGGCTGCTTGTTCAGGCACGCTGCTGGGTAGATCAGGGAGAAGGCACAGATATCTACCATATGTTTGAGACTGCGCGAGATTACAGGGATGCCCTGCCGGACTCTTCAGGAGGACCGCTTAAGAAAAGATATGAGATCTACTGTGATATCTATGATGAAGCCGGCGGAATCGCAACGATCGCAACGCTGCTGGCTATGAATAATATCAGCATTAAAAACATCGGCATCACGCATAACCGTGAATTTGGGGAAGGTGTACTGCGCATCGAATTTTATGATAAGAATGCCTGCGACCACGCTGAGCGCGCTCTCATGGAACGCAATTATACTTTGCACAAAAGATAG
- the aroA gene encoding 3-phosphoshikimate 1-carboxyvinyltransferase: MEITKSKCLTGELSIPGDKSISHRGVMFGALSHGLTEISNFLQGADCLSTISCFQKMGVKIENTGNSVLIHGNGLHGLRAPDTVLDAGNSGTTTRLISGILAGQNFTCELTGDASIQKRPMGRILKPLKLMGAEISSQNGNDCAPLTISGRALHGIHYQSPVASAQVKSCILLAGLYADDKTSVTEPYLSRNHTELMLSHFGADIASEGTTASILPDPLLHGCRISVPGDISSAAYFIAAALIIPGSEVLIKNVGINPTRDGILRVCHEMGADIELLNKRSEGGEPAADLLVRSSKLKGVTIEGEIIPSLIDEIPVLAVLAAFAEGTTVIRNAEELKVKESNRLDVMVRELSKMGASVTGTDDGLIIEGGRPLHGALINSHLDHRIAMSFTVAGMAADGTTTIQDAHCVDISYPGFYRDMKSLQV, encoded by the coding sequence ATGGAGATAACAAAAAGCAAATGCCTGACAGGCGAACTTTCGATTCCCGGTGACAAGTCAATCTCACACCGCGGCGTGATGTTCGGCGCCCTCTCTCACGGGCTGACCGAGATTTCGAATTTTCTGCAGGGAGCCGACTGTCTCTCTACAATCTCATGTTTTCAGAAAATGGGAGTTAAGATCGAAAACACCGGAAACAGCGTACTGATACATGGAAACGGACTTCACGGCCTTCGTGCCCCGGATACAGTACTAGATGCGGGAAACAGCGGCACCACTACCCGGCTGATCTCAGGCATTCTCGCCGGACAGAATTTTACCTGTGAACTCACCGGAGATGCTTCCATTCAGAAGCGGCCGATGGGCAGAATCCTGAAACCACTGAAACTGATGGGCGCCGAGATCAGCAGTCAGAACGGAAACGACTGCGCTCCGCTCACGATCAGCGGGAGGGCGCTTCATGGAATCCATTACCAGTCGCCTGTTGCATCTGCACAGGTAAAATCGTGCATCCTGCTCGCCGGCTTATATGCAGACGATAAGACGAGTGTGACAGAACCATACCTGTCACGGAATCATACGGAACTGATGCTGTCCCATTTCGGCGCGGACATCGCCTCCGAAGGGACGACAGCCTCGATTTTGCCTGATCCGCTCCTTCACGGCTGCAGGATCAGTGTCCCGGGGGATATCTCCTCCGCCGCATATTTTATCGCCGCGGCGCTCATCATACCTGGTTCAGAGGTGCTGATAAAAAATGTCGGCATCAACCCAACGCGAGACGGCATCCTGCGTGTCTGCCATGAAATGGGAGCTGACATAGAGCTTTTAAATAAACGCAGCGAGGGCGGTGAGCCCGCAGCAGATCTGCTCGTGCGGAGCAGCAAGTTAAAAGGAGTCACGATTGAAGGGGAAATTATCCCCTCCCTGATCGATGAAATTCCTGTTCTCGCAGTCCTGGCTGCATTCGCAGAGGGAACTACCGTGATCCGAAATGCCGAGGAATTGAAAGTAAAAGAATCAAACCGTCTGGACGTGATGGTGAGAGAGCTCTCCAAAATGGGAGCTTCCGTAACAGGCACGGATGACGGACTGATCATCGAAGGCGGCCGGCCGTTACACGGCGCTTTGATTAACAGCCATCTGGATCACCGCATAGCAATGTCTTTTACCGTCGCAGGGATGGCCGCAGATGGTACTACAACCATACAGGACGCTCATTGTGTTGATATTTCTTATCCGGGATTCTATCGGGATATGAAATCGCTTCAGGTATAG
- a CDS encoding SufB/SufD family protein: MNKITRKLLKAVSDFTGEFKGAFNIREDGQCAGRQSSEHIRIENKEDAPGLVIRIDGNAQQETVYIPACVTHGNVDDLVYNDFYVAAGADVTIVAGCGVHSDGEEDARHNGIHRFFLEKGAHVLYQEKHIGTGDGKGAKRIDPVTDIVLAEDAVLEMDTVQLGGVDSSTRKTSAVLGARAQLIIHERILTDKKETATTEFEVSMDGEDSAVDLISRSVAKGNSSQDYHSRIKGNCRCMGHSECDAILVGNGTVNAAPELYAGNIDASLIHEAAIGKIAGEQIIKLCTLGLTEEQAEEKIIQGFLKA; this comes from the coding sequence ATGAATAAGATTACCAGAAAACTGCTGAAGGCAGTATCTGATTTTACCGGAGAGTTTAAAGGCGCTTTTAATATTCGGGAAGACGGACAGTGTGCCGGCCGCCAGTCTTCGGAACATATCAGGATCGAGAACAAGGAAGATGCACCGGGGCTTGTGATCCGGATTGATGGAAATGCACAGCAGGAGACCGTGTACATTCCCGCCTGTGTGACTCATGGGAACGTTGATGATCTTGTATACAATGATTTCTATGTGGCTGCCGGCGCCGATGTGACGATTGTGGCAGGGTGCGGGGTCCACTCGGACGGAGAGGAAGATGCACGCCATAATGGAATACACCGCTTTTTTCTTGAAAAAGGCGCTCATGTCCTGTATCAGGAAAAACATATTGGAACAGGTGACGGAAAGGGTGCAAAAAGGATAGATCCGGTGACGGATATTGTACTGGCGGAGGATGCCGTCCTGGAGATGGATACGGTTCAGCTGGGCGGCGTGGACAGCAGCACACGGAAGACTTCGGCCGTGCTCGGAGCGAGAGCGCAGCTGATCATCCATGAGCGGATACTGACAGACAAAAAAGAGACTGCAACAACCGAGTTCGAGGTATCCATGGATGGAGAAGACAGCGCCGTTGACCTGATATCCCGCTCTGTGGCAAAGGGCAATTCCAGTCAGGATTATCACTCCAGGATTAAAGGCAACTGCCGTTGTATGGGACACTCGGAATGTGATGCGATACTGGTCGGCAACGGTACTGTGAATGCCGCACCGGAATTGTATGCAGGGAACATCGACGCATCCCTGATCCATGAGGCGGCAATCGGAAAGATTGCGGGTGAGCAGATCATTAAACTCTGCACACTCGGCCTCACCGAAGAACAGGCAGAGGAAAAGATCATCCAGGGGTTCCTGAAAGCATAA
- a CDS encoding energy-coupling factor ABC transporter ATP-binding protein, translating into MLELKGICWTLPGGEEILKDINLTVPEGKLTVITGPNGGGKTSLAKLIAGLVTPTSGKILLDGEDITDWDITRRAQNGVSYAFQQPVRFKALTVRDLLELSAEEPLDESRLCGVLGDVGLCAQEYIDREVDASLSGGESKRIEIATVLARKNSKIMVFDEPEAGIDLWSFTNLIDAFQNLKKKHGEALLIISHQERILDIADRIVVVADGKLRMEGAREEVLPGLLDGEKGGLCPLGR; encoded by the coding sequence ATGCTGGAATTGAAAGGAATCTGCTGGACGCTTCCGGGCGGAGAGGAAATCCTTAAGGATATCAACCTGACGGTACCGGAGGGAAAACTGACAGTTATCACCGGACCTAACGGCGGAGGAAAAACATCCCTGGCGAAATTGATTGCGGGACTGGTCACACCTACTTCTGGTAAAATATTGCTGGATGGGGAGGATATCACAGACTGGGATATAACCAGGAGAGCGCAGAACGGGGTCAGCTATGCGTTTCAGCAGCCAGTCAGATTTAAGGCTCTGACCGTGAGGGACCTGCTGGAGCTTTCTGCCGAAGAACCGCTGGATGAATCCAGGCTCTGCGGTGTGCTCGGTGATGTCGGACTGTGCGCGCAGGAATACATTGACCGTGAGGTGGATGCAAGTCTTTCCGGCGGAGAGAGCAAACGAATTGAAATAGCAACCGTACTGGCAAGAAAAAATTCGAAGATCATGGTGTTCGATGAGCCGGAGGCAGGCATTGACCTGTGGAGTTTTACAAACCTGATCGATGCGTTTCAAAATCTGAAAAAAAAGCATGGGGAAGCACTTCTAATCATCTCACATCAGGAGCGGATTCTGGATATTGCGGACAGAATTGTTGTGGTAGCGGATGGAAAACTGCGGATGGAGGGAGCGAGAGAAGAAGTTCTTCCGGGGCTGCTGGACGGTGAAAAGGGCGGGCTGTGTCCGCTTGGAAGATAG
- a CDS encoding sigma-70 domain-containing protein → MNDKEQFQKKLRSLMELDGKMTEERVRQHFQGIELSDGQLSMIMGYVSEQKKETVLTEEEEEYLREYQEMLESVKQVSEGEKLELLKQAAAGNALAREELTGCYLGEVVRSARKLHREGIFIGDLIQEGNIGLTIALGSLKSQDGADEFIQSCIEREMRRLLLETENKNVGDHKMIVRVKALEESISKLEKELGRKVYLEEIAYDMGISEEEVRSILKLTGEMPDEEISENENIDM, encoded by the coding sequence ATGAATGATAAAGAACAGTTTCAGAAAAAACTGCGTTCTCTGATGGAATTGGACGGCAAAATGACGGAAGAAAGAGTCCGGCAGCACTTTCAGGGGATTGAGCTGTCAGACGGACAGCTCTCCATGATCATGGGATATGTCTCAGAACAGAAAAAGGAAACAGTGCTGACAGAAGAAGAGGAAGAGTATCTGAGAGAATATCAGGAGATGCTGGAGTCAGTAAAACAGGTATCAGAAGGTGAAAAACTGGAACTTCTAAAACAGGCTGCCGCGGGAAATGCACTGGCCAGAGAAGAATTAACAGGATGTTATCTCGGTGAAGTGGTCAGATCTGCGCGGAAACTGCACCGGGAGGGCATTTTTATCGGCGATTTGATACAGGAAGGAAATATCGGGCTGACGATTGCTCTTGGCAGCCTTAAATCACAGGACGGTGCAGATGAGTTCATCCAGTCCTGCATTGAAAGAGAAATGCGAAGACTGCTGCTGGAGACAGAGAACAAGAACGTGGGAGACCATAAGATGATCGTCCGTGTGAAGGCGCTTGAGGAGAGTATCTCAAAACTGGAAAAAGAGCTGGGAAGAAAAGTGTATCTCGAGGAAATCGCATACGATATGGGAATTTCCGAAGAAGAGGTACGCAGTATTCTAAAGCTGACCGGCGAGATGCCCGATGAGGAGATTTCGGAGAACGAAAACATTGACATGTGA
- a CDS encoding heavy-metal-associated domain-containing protein — MATAIICMILIIICIFGVRSYMKKLSHGCCGSGGDSEVRIRPADRDISHYPFVYRIGIDGMTCQNCAVRIENAFHEREGFLAKVNLQHAWVIVRTRENVQEEQLKQIIREKGYYVRSVETDQSKG; from the coding sequence ATGGCAACGGCAATTATCTGTATGATACTGATCATAATCTGCATTTTTGGTGTCAGAAGTTATATGAAGAAACTGAGCCATGGCTGCTGCGGATCCGGCGGAGATTCCGAAGTGCGCATCCGGCCGGCTGACAGAGACATTTCTCACTACCCCTTCGTTTACAGGATAGGAATCGACGGGATGACATGCCAAAACTGTGCGGTAAGGATTGAAAATGCATTTCATGAAAGAGAAGGATTCCTGGCAAAAGTCAATCTGCAGCACGCCTGGGTTATCGTTCGAACCAGGGAAAATGTTCAGGAGGAACAATTGAAGCAGATCATCAGAGAGAAAGGCTACTATGTCCGTTCTGTGGAAACTGATCAATCAAAAGGATAG
- a CDS encoding methylated-DNA--[protein]-cysteine S-methyltransferase, translated as MQYTTTYQSPLGSITLASNGESLTGLWFAGQKYYGETLSAEHEEKDLSVFSQTRSWLDCYFRGEDPSFTPPLYLHSSPFRLEVWEILKQIPYGKVMTYGAIADIMARQRGMKTISAQAVGGAVGHNPISIIIPCHRVVGSSGSLTGYAGGIDKKVRLLTLEHVDMKHLFIPENGTAL; from the coding sequence ATGCAATATACAACTACCTATCAATCACCGTTGGGCAGTATTACACTCGCAAGCAATGGTGAGAGCCTGACCGGCCTTTGGTTTGCCGGTCAAAAATACTATGGAGAAACGCTGTCCGCAGAACATGAAGAAAAGGACCTGTCCGTGTTTAGTCAGACCAGATCCTGGCTGGATTGTTATTTTCGGGGAGAAGACCCCTCATTTACACCTCCGCTGTATCTGCACAGCTCCCCATTCCGACTTGAAGTATGGGAGATCCTGAAACAGATTCCATACGGAAAAGTCATGACATACGGGGCGATCGCCGACATCATGGCCCGGCAAAGAGGGATGAAAACCATCTCCGCCCAGGCGGTCGGGGGTGCCGTCGGACACAATCCAATCTCAATTATCATCCCATGCCACAGAGTTGTCGGAAGCAGCGGCAGCCTGACCGGATATGCAGGCGGCATTGATAAAAAGGTCAGACTGCTTACCCTTGAACATGTTGACATGAAACATTTGTTTATCCCTGAGAACGGGACCGCATTATAA
- a CDS encoding MBL fold metallo-hydrolase encodes MYELIQVGDVSYYIQSPARIGIYLQNGRDVYLIDSGNDKDAGRKVRRLLEQNDWNLKGVLNTHSNADHIGGNHYLQQQYGCKIFANGVEAVFTNHPVLEPSFLYGGYPFKELRHKFLMAAPSKVVDFSDESFPQEIEVILLPGHFFDMTGFRTPDGTVFLADCLTSAAVLEKYQFFFIYDVAAYLETLDKIASMEANMFVPSHAEATDDIRPLAELNRRKVYEIAERILSICRTPISFELILQQIFTEYQLTMTYEQYVLTGSTVRSYLSWLKDSEELDCCIDHNMLLWKSRN; translated from the coding sequence ATGTATGAATTGATACAGGTTGGGGATGTGAGCTATTATATACAGAGTCCTGCCAGGATCGGGATATATCTTCAGAATGGCAGAGACGTCTATCTCATCGACAGTGGAAATGATAAGGACGCCGGCCGTAAGGTGCGCAGATTGCTGGAACAAAATGACTGGAACCTGAAAGGAGTCTTGAATACACATTCCAATGCAGATCATATCGGGGGCAATCATTACCTTCAGCAGCAGTATGGATGTAAGATTTTTGCAAATGGGGTGGAAGCGGTGTTTACTAATCACCCGGTACTGGAACCGTCATTTTTGTACGGCGGCTATCCGTTCAAAGAGCTGCGCCATAAATTCCTGATGGCGGCGCCAAGCAAAGTGGTGGATTTTTCCGATGAATCGTTCCCGCAGGAAATCGAAGTGATACTTTTGCCGGGGCATTTTTTTGATATGACGGGATTTCGAACACCGGATGGAACCGTATTTCTGGCAGACTGTTTGACCAGTGCGGCTGTCCTGGAAAAATACCAGTTTTTCTTTATCTATGATGTTGCGGCTTATCTGGAAACCCTGGATAAGATAGCTTCCATGGAGGCAAATATGTTTGTGCCGTCACATGCCGAAGCCACCGATGATATCAGGCCTCTGGCTGAGCTGAACAGAAGAAAAGTATATGAGATTGCGGAGCGAATCCTTTCGATTTGTCGGACTCCGATATCGTTTGAGCTGATACTGCAGCAGATATTTACCGAGTATCAGCTGACTATGACATATGAACAGTATGTGCTGACCGGCAGTACCGTTCGTTCATATCTTTCATGGCTGAAGGATTCCGAAGAGCTGGACTGTTGTATTGATCATAATATGCTGCTCTGGAAATCCAGGAACTAG
- a CDS encoding ATP-binding cassette domain-containing protein — protein sequence MYIQIDKLRKSYGEGGSYVQVLNGISTQVKKGQMCVILGPSGSGKSGVSPRLITEKYS from the coding sequence ATGTATATTCAAATTGATAAGTTAAGGAAGAGCTACGGTGAAGGAGGCAGTTATGTCCAGGTTCTGAATGGAATCTCCACACAGGTAAAAAAAGGACAGATGTGTGTGATCCTGGGACCGTCAGGTTCCGGCAAATCAGGGGTCAGCCCGCGGCTGATAACAGAGAAATATTCATAG
- a CDS encoding FtsX-like permease family protein codes for MCDPGTVRFRQIRGQPAADNREIFIERLYAAAHQVSIGDAITLAGTGFSVSGIGTSADYDHCLQNMADMSSDGRIFGTAFVTDEAYDALLLSGQALHAEEHRYSYRLRDCVSDTEFKDALMKLKTDPQEIQKPLFQELLDEPLPVDIHNLTDFVKASGNPRIKSANRDVEINIKVGLVTGIIILALITFVVSVFVVHSIDMESSMIDALYALGLKQRQLMLHYTVLPVLICLSGGILGLSCMALLFLP; via the coding sequence GTGTGTGATCCTGGGACCGTCAGGTTCCGGCAAATCAGGGGTCAGCCCGCGGCTGATAACAGAGAAATATTCATAGAACGGCTTTATGCTGCAGCTCATCAGGTCTCCATCGGCGATGCCATTACGCTCGCAGGAACTGGCTTTTCCGTCAGTGGAATCGGTACATCTGCGGATTATGATCATTGCCTGCAGAACATGGCGGATATGTCGTCGGACGGAAGAATCTTCGGAACCGCTTTCGTTACTGATGAGGCATATGATGCTCTGCTTCTCAGCGGCCAGGCACTTCACGCTGAAGAACACCGGTACAGCTATCGCCTGCGAGATTGTGTCTCTGATACGGAGTTTAAGGACGCCCTGATGAAGTTGAAGACTGACCCGCAGGAAATACAAAAGCCTCTCTTTCAGGAGTTGCTGGATGAACCTCTTCCTGTTGACATTCATAACCTGACGGACTTTGTAAAAGCAAGCGGCAATCCCAGAATCAAGAGCGCGAACAGGGATGTGGAAATCAATATCAAAGTGGGGCTGGTGACGGGCATTATCATCCTGGCACTGATCACTTTTGTCGTGTCTGTTTTTGTGGTGCATTCCATAGATATGGAAAGCAGCATGATCGATGCCCTGTATGCTCTGGGTTTAAAACAGCGGCAGCTGATGCTGCATTACACCGTGCTCCCGGTGCTGATCTGTCTGTCAGGTGGAATCCTTGGCTTATCCTGTATGGCATTGCTGTTCCTCCCTTGA